The following coding sequences lie in one Verrucomicrobiia bacterium genomic window:
- the rsfS gene encoding ribosome silencing factor yields MDSKALALRCRELADDKKAENLVILDLRKLPGVTDYMVIGSGTSEPHLRAVVEEVELKLKRDEGLCPLAVDGTWHSGWVVLDYVDVMVHVMKPDVREHYDLEGLWNDAPRVRVTARKAAVKKVPAKKATPRATKKKAA; encoded by the coding sequence ATGGATTCGAAGGCGTTGGCGCTGCGGTGCCGGGAGTTGGCGGACGACAAGAAGGCGGAGAACCTGGTGATTCTGGATCTCCGGAAGCTGCCGGGGGTGACGGACTACATGGTAATCGGTTCGGGGACCAGTGAGCCGCACCTGCGCGCGGTGGTGGAGGAGGTCGAGCTGAAGCTCAAGCGGGACGAGGGGCTCTGCCCGCTGGCGGTGGACGGGACCTGGCACAGCGGGTGGGTGGTGCTGGATTACGTGGACGTGATGGTGCACGTGATGAAGCCGGATGTGCGGGAACATTACGACCTCGAGGGGCTTTGGAATGACGCGCCCCGGGTCCGGGTGACGGCGCGGAAGGCGGCGGTGAAGAAGGTCCCGGCGAAGAAGGCGACCCCGCGGGCGACGAAGAAGAAGGCGGCGTGA
- a CDS encoding FAD-dependent oxidoreductase, whose protein sequence is MLVCCAVSSSHIAYGSVRMEPVFMILGQSAATAALLALSHQVPLHDLNPGVLRSRLEADGQRLSIDLDRFPPRPALPGTPLFRDRHESEPLIEPPARAAAHRP, encoded by the coding sequence CTGCTGGTCTGCTGTGCGGTCTCCTCCTCCCACATCGCCTACGGTTCCGTCCGCATGGAACCCGTCTTCATGATCCTTGGCCAGTCCGCCGCCACCGCCGCCCTCCTCGCCCTCTCCCACCAGGTGCCCTTGCACGACCTGAACCCCGGCGTGCTGCGATCCCGCCTCGAAGCGGACGGACAACGATTATCCATCGATCTCGACCGGTTCCCGCCCCGCCCCGCACTGCCTGGCACGCCGCTCTTCCGGGACCGACACGAGTCGGAACCCCTCATCGAGCCCCCAGCGCGAGCGGCCGCGCATCGGCCCTGA
- a CDS encoding lamin tail domain-containing protein, with translation MARNCGLLAFIDLPALARWPRFPDDAMARDGINLGPVMKPFFNVRPLRLGVWILALTALAAGSPTVHAQATGLSREFYSGIPGNSVADLTGSPNFPDRPTFRDVLTVAFETGQNIGDNYGQRIRGFVRPPQSGDYVFWIASDDHSVLYLSPDEHPSGKRVIARVNAATGFRAWFSQPGQQSAPVRLEAGRNYYIEALMKEGGGSDHLSVRWQLPLGGIEEPIPAVNFVPFETPLYPPEITRQPASLTVAEGSPATFRVEVRNTDPLGYQWQRNGTPVPGGTGPALTLGRVAMTDDGARYRVTLVNALGFLVSEEAVLRVTADTTPPTLVTVYNASSTEVVVRFSEPVREATALVGGNYALDGGAVVSAVRWGSGDDEVILTTSPLEADATYTLTVNGVTDRAATPNAIAPDTRLAFTVLRLSPVTIGRLALPTMIEPVPGGLNIAADGAGLWGTNDHVHFSQQVRTGDFDVRVRIESLELTTLFSQAGLMVRQSLATNSPFAAALSTPSLAGSQFAWRGMTGAVVQASGAFPVNYPETWLRLRRQGTNFTGYASYDGLDWSSLGRVGIGMSNAVYLGVFVGSRSTQAVARASFRDLGDVEEGTPEGALPGRIEPLGPSSRSTGLVISEIMYHPAAREDGRVLEYVEVFNADSVFADLGGFRIEGSVRYAFPPGTRLGAGDFLVVAQAPGDVAAEYGLEGVLGPWSGRLPRDSGTVQLRNRAGALLLNVGYSDQPPWPVEADGAGHSLVLARPSYGEGDARAWGPSEFRGGSPGAREFIGRDPWRGVVINEALAHPGEDMVDFIELYHRGEVPVDLSGGILTDDPARARFVIPAGTILEPGGVVAWDRAALGFGLTSAGEDLFLIRPDGARVVDAVRFGAQMRGLSSGRAPDGADVWRPLERPTPGAGNAPAWLGPIVFSEFMYHPPVGEPGQYVELHNRGSEPVNLRDWRFVDGISFVFQEDAVVPPGGYFVVAKDVSYMREAYPDLPADRVTGNFGGNLSNRGERVALARPEPVLGTDASGAVVTNFLYVVVEEVTYRDGGRWGRWSDGGGSSMELIDLRADSRLAANWADSDETGKSEWTTLDVTGVLELGVGVPSELQIMLLRAGECLIDNVQVVDPGGANLVVNPGFEGGLNGWISQGNHVASGLGTGGYQSPRSLHLRASAGGDNGANRIKTVLRGSSLTENSTARIRADVRWLRGHPELLMRLKGNYLEGVVELPIPRHLGTPGEPNSRRVSNAGPAVYEVAHAPVLPAAMEPVRVTARVHDPDGVGSVRLRYRFDPSVSVQELPMRDDGRNGDRVAGDGIYTATIPGQAEGVLVAFWVEATDGATLAATATFPADPQAGACLVRFGDATPAGSFGTYRLWMTQANTDTWAQREYMSNEALDGTIVYGNHRAIYNAGARYRGSPFIRPNYTGPMGSLCGYIWTTPSDDRLLGSDEFNLDWLEQPGRDPTLQRERMSFWIGEQLGVPFSHTRYIQVYVNGVRRGLVYTDSQQPNGEYMSSWFPEADRGEIYKIDDWFEFNTAVEREFNRDARLEAYPTRQGELTQTRYRWNWERKSNRGLDDDYSSFLNLVEVLNLPDGEGYDRRVEETLDLDGWLGPIVTRRVVGDWDGYGYRRGKNTFAYLPPGGRWNLLLWDLDFSLGGGSDGETTEIFVADDPVMTRLYRHPHFGRVYLQLFAEAVRGALASGVADPLMDANHEALQAHGLDAASPAPVKSWIANRRLYLAGVLATNTAPWSIDGEGTVTSDSNVLTLTGTAPIEVRTISVNGAAYQPVWTTRTNWTLSVPLRAGANRLVLEGLNRHGQRVSGALEAVDVEFTGADEAPEDFVRITEIMYEPLDPDAEFVEILNRSERTTFDLSGWFLDGVNYTFPGGTALPPGAYRVLVKDPTIFVREHGNAVPVLGAFPGRLDNAGETLRLLRPGTPANPWILVDEVTYGNRLPWPFRARGMGGSLQVIDPAQDNRRPSNWGAVDADGHGHAVWRFVSVTDRARSSEVRISMGSPGAVHVDDLSLVAGMVPRVGTELVTNGGFEEALAPHWSADPAVAGSFIDTGVSRSGGSSLRLVAGADGFNAAASVRQTLAVPVVEGQFYTLSFWYLAGRDGGDLTVRLDGGGVQTVVDARERPIAFATPGAPSSMAATLPPFPEVWINEVLPQPVAGTGSSPWIEIYNAGAEAVSLAGWFLSNDPTAPGRWAFPAGASLGAGEFRVVWADGQATGPAGWRASFALTPGAGSVVLSRSHNGLPAAVDFVHYAGVGAGRSVGSFPDGAWSERRVFEIPTPGAPNDPTSLPVRVVFNEWMARNSSTIADPADGAFDDWFELYNAGSAPVDLTGYSVTDNPNNPTKSVIPPGFILAPGAVMLVWADGQPEQNAPGRDLHVDFALSGDGESLSLYSPGGTLIDHVDFGPQERDVSEGLMPDGAVGSVVRFNQPTPGRLNAGGAVETIRFTAIDAGTAGVRIEWSARAGGVYQVQFAASLGGAWSNLGSPVTATGSSASWIDPEGLVAGRFYRVVGLGGP, from the coding sequence ATGGCCCGCAACTGTGGTCTTTTGGCTTTCATCGATCTGCCGGCGCTGGCACGTTGGCCGCGATTCCCCGACGACGCGATGGCGCGCGACGGCATCAACCTTGGACCCGTGATGAAGCCCTTTTTCAACGTCCGCCCGCTCCGATTGGGAGTGTGGATTCTCGCCCTGACAGCCCTGGCCGCGGGTTCCCCGACGGTGCACGCGCAAGCGACGGGGTTGTCTCGCGAGTTTTACTCGGGGATCCCGGGCAACAGCGTGGCGGACCTGACGGGTTCGCCGAATTTTCCGGACCGGCCGACCTTTCGGGACGTGCTGACGGTGGCGTTCGAGACGGGGCAGAACATCGGGGACAACTACGGGCAGCGGATCCGGGGTTTTGTGCGGCCGCCGCAGAGCGGGGACTACGTGTTCTGGATTGCGAGCGACGATCATTCGGTGCTGTACCTGAGTCCGGACGAACATCCCTCGGGCAAGCGGGTGATTGCGCGGGTGAACGCGGCCACGGGGTTCCGGGCATGGTTCAGCCAGCCGGGCCAGCAATCGGCGCCGGTGCGGCTGGAGGCGGGTCGGAACTACTACATTGAAGCGCTGATGAAGGAGGGGGGCGGGTCGGATCATCTCTCGGTCCGTTGGCAGCTTCCGCTGGGTGGGATCGAGGAGCCGATTCCGGCGGTGAACTTCGTGCCCTTCGAAACGCCGCTGTATCCGCCCGAGATCACGCGCCAGCCGGCCAGCCTGACGGTGGCCGAGGGGAGTCCGGCGACGTTCCGGGTCGAGGTGCGCAACACGGATCCGCTGGGGTACCAGTGGCAGCGCAACGGGACGCCCGTGCCGGGTGGGACGGGGCCGGCCCTGACGCTGGGGCGGGTGGCCATGACGGATGACGGGGCGCGGTACCGGGTGACGCTGGTGAACGCGCTGGGTTTTCTGGTTTCGGAGGAGGCGGTGCTGAGGGTGACGGCCGACACGACGCCGCCGACGCTGGTCACGGTGTACAATGCGTCGTCCACCGAGGTGGTGGTGCGCTTCAGCGAACCGGTGCGGGAAGCGACGGCGCTGGTCGGCGGGAACTACGCGCTCGACGGGGGAGCGGTGGTGAGTGCGGTGCGATGGGGGAGCGGGGACGACGAGGTGATTCTGACGACGTCCCCGCTGGAGGCGGACGCGACGTACACGTTGACCGTCAACGGCGTGACGGACCGGGCGGCGACGCCCAACGCGATTGCGCCGGACACCCGGCTGGCGTTCACCGTATTGCGGTTGTCGCCGGTGACCATTGGGCGGCTGGCCTTGCCGACGATGATCGAGCCGGTGCCGGGCGGATTGAACATTGCAGCCGACGGGGCGGGGTTGTGGGGCACGAACGATCACGTCCATTTCAGCCAGCAGGTGCGGACGGGGGATTTCGACGTGCGGGTGCGGATCGAATCGCTGGAGCTGACGACGCTGTTCAGTCAGGCGGGGTTGATGGTGCGGCAGAGTCTGGCGACCAACAGTCCGTTTGCGGCGGCGCTGTCCACGCCGAGCCTGGCGGGCAGCCAGTTTGCGTGGCGGGGCATGACGGGGGCGGTGGTGCAGGCGAGCGGTGCCTTCCCGGTGAACTATCCGGAGACGTGGCTGCGGTTGCGGCGTCAGGGGACGAACTTCACGGGGTATGCCAGTTACGACGGGCTGGATTGGAGTTCCCTGGGTCGGGTGGGGATCGGGATGTCGAACGCGGTGTATCTCGGGGTGTTTGTGGGGAGCCGTTCAACGCAGGCGGTGGCACGGGCGTCGTTCCGGGATCTTGGGGATGTGGAGGAGGGGACGCCTGAGGGGGCCTTGCCGGGGAGGATCGAGCCGCTGGGTCCATCGAGCCGTTCGACGGGACTGGTGATCAGCGAGATCATGTATCATCCGGCGGCGCGGGAGGACGGGCGGGTGCTGGAGTACGTGGAGGTGTTCAATGCGGACTCGGTGTTTGCGGACCTTGGGGGATTCCGGATCGAGGGTTCGGTGCGGTATGCGTTTCCGCCGGGGACGCGACTGGGTGCGGGGGACTTTCTGGTGGTGGCACAGGCGCCCGGGGACGTGGCGGCGGAGTACGGGCTGGAAGGGGTGTTGGGGCCGTGGAGCGGGCGGTTGCCGCGGGATTCGGGGACGGTGCAATTGCGGAATCGAGCGGGGGCGCTGCTGCTGAATGTCGGGTATTCCGATCAGCCGCCGTGGCCGGTGGAGGCGGACGGGGCTGGGCATTCGCTGGTGCTGGCGCGGCCGAGTTACGGGGAGGGCGATGCGCGGGCCTGGGGGCCGAGCGAGTTTCGGGGTGGATCGCCGGGGGCTCGGGAGTTCATCGGGCGGGATCCGTGGCGCGGCGTGGTGATCAACGAGGCGCTGGCACATCCGGGGGAGGACATGGTGGACTTCATCGAGCTGTACCATCGGGGCGAGGTGCCGGTGGACCTGTCGGGGGGCATTCTGACCGACGATCCGGCGCGGGCGCGGTTTGTGATTCCGGCAGGGACGATCCTCGAGCCGGGCGGGGTGGTGGCGTGGGACCGGGCGGCGCTGGGGTTCGGGCTGACGTCGGCGGGGGAGGATCTGTTTCTGATCCGGCCGGACGGGGCGCGGGTGGTGGACGCGGTGCGGTTCGGGGCGCAGATGCGCGGCCTGTCGAGCGGCAGGGCCCCGGATGGGGCGGACGTCTGGCGACCCCTGGAGCGACCGACACCGGGGGCGGGCAACGCGCCGGCGTGGCTCGGGCCGATTGTGTTCAGCGAGTTCATGTACCATCCGCCGGTCGGGGAGCCGGGACAGTATGTGGAGTTGCACAACCGGGGGAGCGAGCCGGTGAATCTTCGGGACTGGCGGTTCGTGGACGGGATTTCGTTTGTGTTTCAGGAGGATGCGGTGGTGCCACCGGGGGGGTATTTCGTGGTGGCGAAGGATGTGTCGTACATGCGGGAGGCGTATCCGGATCTGCCGGCGGACCGGGTGACCGGGAATTTCGGGGGCAACCTGAGCAACCGGGGTGAGCGGGTGGCGTTGGCGCGACCGGAGCCGGTACTTGGGACCGATGCCAGCGGGGCGGTGGTGACCAACTTTCTGTACGTTGTCGTGGAGGAGGTGACGTACCGCGACGGAGGGCGATGGGGGCGGTGGTCGGACGGCGGGGGGAGCAGCATGGAGCTGATCGATCTGCGTGCGGACAGCCGGCTGGCGGCCAACTGGGCGGACAGCGACGAGACGGGCAAGAGCGAGTGGACGACGCTGGATGTCACGGGGGTGCTGGAGCTGGGCGTCGGGGTGCCGTCGGAACTGCAGATCATGCTGTTGCGGGCCGGGGAGTGTCTGATCGACAACGTGCAGGTGGTGGACCCCGGCGGGGCGAACCTGGTGGTGAATCCGGGCTTCGAGGGCGGTCTCAACGGATGGATTTCCCAGGGCAATCATGTCGCCTCGGGCCTGGGGACGGGCGGATACCAGAGTCCGCGAAGCCTGCATCTGCGGGCGAGCGCGGGCGGCGACAACGGGGCGAACCGGATCAAGACGGTGCTGCGGGGCAGTTCCCTGACCGAGAACAGCACGGCCCGGATCCGGGCCGACGTGCGCTGGCTGCGGGGGCATCCCGAGCTGCTGATGCGATTGAAGGGGAACTACCTCGAGGGCGTGGTCGAGCTGCCGATCCCGCGTCACCTGGGCACGCCGGGGGAGCCCAACAGCCGTCGGGTGAGCAACGCCGGACCGGCGGTGTACGAGGTGGCTCACGCCCCGGTGCTGCCCGCGGCGATGGAACCGGTGCGGGTGACGGCGCGGGTGCACGATCCGGACGGCGTCGGTTCGGTGCGTCTGCGGTATCGGTTCGATCCGTCGGTGAGCGTGCAGGAACTGCCGATGCGGGACGACGGGCGGAACGGGGACCGGGTGGCCGGGGACGGCATCTATACGGCGACGATTCCGGGGCAGGCGGAGGGGGTGCTGGTGGCGTTCTGGGTGGAAGCGACGGATGGCGCCACGCTGGCGGCGACGGCGACCTTTCCGGCGGACCCGCAGGCGGGGGCGTGCCTGGTACGGTTTGGGGACGCCACGCCGGCGGGGAGTTTCGGGACGTACCGTTTGTGGATGACCCAGGCGAACACGGACACCTGGGCGCAGCGGGAATACATGAGCAACGAGGCGTTGGACGGGACGATCGTGTACGGGAACCACCGGGCCATTTACAACGCCGGGGCGCGGTACCGGGGCAGTCCGTTCATCCGGCCGAACTACACGGGCCCGATGGGATCGTTGTGCGGGTACATCTGGACCACGCCCTCGGATGACCGGTTGCTGGGATCCGATGAGTTCAATCTGGACTGGCTCGAACAGCCGGGTCGGGACCCGACCCTCCAGCGGGAGAGGATGTCGTTCTGGATTGGGGAGCAGCTCGGGGTGCCGTTCAGCCACACGCGCTACATCCAGGTCTATGTGAACGGCGTCCGGCGGGGGCTGGTGTACACCGATTCGCAGCAGCCCAACGGCGAGTACATGTCGAGCTGGTTTCCGGAGGCCGACCGCGGGGAGATCTACAAGATCGACGACTGGTTCGAGTTCAACACGGCGGTGGAGCGCGAGTTCAACCGGGACGCCCGGCTCGAGGCGTATCCGACGCGGCAGGGCGAACTCACCCAGACCCGGTACCGGTGGAACTGGGAACGCAAGTCGAACCGGGGCCTCGACGACGACTACTCGAGTTTCCTCAACCTGGTCGAGGTGCTGAACCTTCCGGATGGCGAGGGGTATGACCGCCGGGTGGAGGAGACGCTGGACCTCGACGGGTGGCTTGGGCCGATTGTGACCCGCCGGGTGGTCGGGGACTGGGACGGTTACGGGTACCGGCGTGGGAAGAACACCTTCGCGTATCTCCCGCCGGGCGGGCGTTGGAACCTGCTGTTGTGGGATCTGGACTTCTCCCTGGGGGGAGGGAGCGACGGGGAGACGACGGAGATCTTCGTGGCCGACGATCCGGTGATGACGCGGCTGTACCGTCATCCGCATTTTGGCCGCGTGTATCTGCAGTTGTTTGCGGAGGCGGTGCGGGGCGCCCTGGCATCGGGGGTGGCGGACCCGCTGATGGACGCCAACCACGAGGCCCTCCAGGCGCACGGGCTGGACGCCGCCTCGCCGGCGCCGGTGAAGTCGTGGATCGCCAATCGCAGGCTCTATCTCGCCGGCGTGCTGGCCACCAACACGGCGCCGTGGTCCATCGACGGCGAGGGAACAGTCACCTCGGACAGCAATGTCCTGACCCTGACAGGCACCGCCCCGATCGAAGTGCGGACCATTTCGGTGAACGGCGCGGCGTATCAGCCGGTGTGGACGACGCGGACGAACTGGACGTTGAGTGTTCCGCTGCGGGCGGGGGCGAACCGTCTGGTGCTCGAAGGGCTGAACCGCCACGGGCAGCGGGTGAGCGGGGCGTTGGAGGCGGTGGATGTCGAGTTCACGGGGGCGGACGAGGCGCCGGAGGACTTTGTGCGGATCACCGAGATCATGTACGAGCCGCTGGATCCCGACGCCGAGTTTGTCGAGATTCTGAACCGCTCCGAGCGGACCACCTTTGACCTGTCGGGGTGGTTTCTCGACGGGGTGAACTACACGTTCCCGGGCGGGACGGCGCTGCCGCCGGGGGCCTACCGGGTGCTGGTCAAGGACCCGACGATTTTCGTGCGGGAACATGGGAACGCCGTGCCGGTGCTGGGGGCGTTTCCGGGGAGGCTGGACAATGCGGGCGAAACGCTGCGGCTGCTGCGGCCGGGGACTCCGGCGAATCCGTGGATCCTGGTCGATGAGGTGACCTATGGGAACCGCCTTCCGTGGCCGTTCCGGGCCCGGGGAATGGGTGGATCGCTGCAGGTCATCGATCCCGCCCAGGACAATCGCAGGCCGTCGAACTGGGGGGCGGTGGACGCCGACGGGCACGGGCATGCGGTGTGGCGGTTTGTTTCTGTGACCGACCGGGCGCGCTCCTCTGAAGTGCGGATCTCGATGGGCAGCCCCGGAGCGGTGCATGTGGATGATCTTTCGCTGGTGGCGGGAATGGTGCCGCGGGTGGGAACGGAGCTGGTGACGAACGGCGGCTTCGAGGAGGCCCTGGCGCCGCATTGGTCGGCCGATCCGGCGGTGGCGGGGTCGTTCATCGACACGGGCGTGAGTCGATCGGGCGGGTCGAGCCTGCGGTTGGTGGCGGGGGCGGACGGTTTCAATGCCGCGGCGTCGGTGCGACAGACCCTGGCAGTGCCGGTGGTGGAGGGGCAGTTCTACACGCTGAGCTTCTGGTATCTGGCGGGTCGGGATGGTGGGGATCTGACCGTCCGGCTGGACGGAGGCGGGGTGCAGACGGTGGTCGATGCGCGGGAACGGCCCATTGCGTTTGCGACCCCTGGAGCGCCCAGTTCGATGGCGGCGACGCTGCCGCCGTTTCCGGAGGTGTGGATCAACGAGGTGTTGCCGCAGCCGGTGGCTGGAACCGGGAGTTCTCCCTGGATCGAGATTTACAATGCGGGGGCCGAGGCGGTGAGTCTCGCGGGATGGTTCCTCTCGAACGATCCCACGGCTCCGGGGCGCTGGGCGTTTCCGGCGGGGGCCAGTCTGGGAGCCGGGGAATTCCGGGTGGTGTGGGCGGACGGCCAGGCGACGGGACCTGCCGGCTGGCGCGCGTCGTTTGCGCTGACGCCGGGCGCGGGTTCGGTGGTGCTGTCGCGGAGTCACAACGGGCTTCCGGCGGCGGTGGATTTCGTTCACTACGCGGGAGTGGGGGCGGGACGGTCCGTCGGATCATTCCCGGATGGTGCGTGGTCGGAGCGGCGGGTGTTCGAGATCCCGACGCCGGGGGCGCCGAACGATCCCACTTCGCTGCCCGTGCGGGTGGTGTTCAACGAGTGGATGGCGCGCAACAGCAGCACGATTGCCGACCCCGCCGACGGGGCGTTCGACGACTGGTTCGAACTCTACAATGCCGGGAGCGCGCCGGTGGACCTGACGGGCTACTCGGTCACCGACAACCCGAACAACCCGACCAAGTCGGTGATTCCGCCCGGGTTCATCCTGGCGCCGGGTGCGGTGATGCTGGTCTGGGCGGACGGGCAGCCGGAGCAGAACGCGCCCGGACGGGATCTCCACGTGGACTTCGCTTTGAGCGGGGACGGTGAAAGCCTGTCGTTGTACTCGCCGGGGGGGACGCTGATTGACCATGTCGATTTCGGGCCCCAGGAGCGGGACGTCAGCGAGGGGTTGATGCCGGACGGCGCGGTGGGCTCGGTGGTCCGTTTCAACCAGCCGACCCCGGGCCGGCTCAATGCCGGTGGGGCGGTTGAGACCATCCGCTTCACGGCGATCGACGCGGGAACGGCTGGGGTGCGGATCGAGTGGAGCGCACGGGCCGGGGGCGTTTACCAGGTGCAGTTTGCGGCGTCGCTGGGAGGGGCGTGGAGCAATCTGGGAAGCCCGGTGACCGCCACCGGGTCGTCGGCCTCGTGGATCGATCCGGAAGGGCTGGTGGCAGGCCGGTTTTACCGGGTGGTTGGACTGGGCGGGCCTTAG